One part of the Aspergillus luchuensis IFO 4308 DNA, chromosome 5, nearly complete sequence genome encodes these proteins:
- a CDS encoding putative Rho guanyl nucleotide exchange factor (COG:T;~EggNog:ENOG410PIJ2;~InterPro:IPR000219,IPR001331,IPR035899;~PFAM:PF00621;~go_function: GO:0005085 - guanyl-nucleotide exchange factor activity [Evidence IEA];~go_process: GO:0035556 - intracellular signal transduction [Evidence IEA]), with translation MEESKEMGEPPLLILEKPEYVVEITATHPMPADPVAAFKRWMNSFRSRRGCPPPERYVEGWPMEVKPDDRDLLPDLLTSNEFQEKQWESMSHRSSNLGTVKTATLSITSQSVVRSRGTTQSTTNQSIRSDARESLDSIRPALNPSIDEEAQHRAIKRRRVLRELITTECDYIFGLKALAEALFIFSVRPEIYHNVQQIRDTHEDFLSQIRKLTPISNLAAAEFDTLMPQGVHKRLSAIEFGLRALHAKSLRSRSFRTSMDSRLRALAAETKEALQVALEVGNLSASFKAYKVFCKNYGLLTVDVSLLRQSVPDWRIFDQGIEALSKSVASLDRQAQEENKAMSLNDLLIKPIQRLCKYPLLLEELLRWTHIQDDPSAHNGIRQVLEQVRAVVCDINQITDNPVTKALVKKTFLLQSFMDLSAANTIDNIYKQLGPLSLCGVLHITYQTPEYITGGYMVCILFTYHFVIARPSDDYRRLEPLTCLYIPDMKIDSIRNGEGLRCYGCLFSWKLLFQSQGKNYELVLSAASAREERKWETEMLKSAAALTDMPKSVVAKLKEHSFLTLELAPLSCSNGVLPLIPRRPSMQALATSRTLPDSQNIIIKKTHCPQRLQMTESVDGEIERPMMSALCPALVLTARRQDRILLERAISAFYTRDVLPYPGMTLGKGDIFHSPGSLMRHLSRRPGLYRRSSCVSLSTAGYSAKFVTGATCADEKVHRKLEKSQEKSLRSVSRGKPATPDTDKGPILARHSKDIRRSKTWKGKGGPNAKAKAEIIPTSASNKGTETPDACSLRTSTIRRMFNSMSRRTKRQGRMGLGSGV, from the exons ATGGAAGAATCCAAGGAGATGGGCGAGCCTCCCTTGCTGATCCTGGAGAAGCCCGAATATGTGGTGGAGATCACTGCAACGCATCCTATGCCAGCAGATCCTGTGGCTGCTTTCAAGCGTTGGATGAATAGCTTCCGATCCCGAAGAGGCTGTCCCCCACCCGAAAGATACGTCGAGGGTTGGCCGATGGAAGTCAAGCCAGATGATCGGGACCTCCTACCGGACTTGTTAACCTCAAATGAGTTTCAGGAAAAGCAATGGGAATCCATGTCCCACCGTTCGTCCAATCTTGGAACCGTGAAGACGGCCACTCTGAGCATTACTAGCCAAAGTGTGGTACGATCGAGGGGAACTACGCAGAGCACAACAAATCAAAGCATACGATCTGATGCTCGTGAATCGCTAGACAGCATCAGACCTGCGTTGAATCCTTCAATCGATGAGGAAGCTCAGCACAGGGCCATCAAGAGGCGACGTGTTCTCCGGGAACTGATCACCACCGAATGTGACTATATTTTCGGCTTGAAAGCACTGGCTGAA GCCCTTTTCATATTTTCGGTCAGACCGGAGATTTACCACAACGTTCAGCAGATCCGGGACACGCACGAGGACTTCCTCTCCCAGATTCGAAAGCTGACGCCCATATCGAACCTGGCAGCAGCTGAGTTCGATACTTTGATGCCTCAGGGTGTTCACAAGCGCCTGAGTGCAATTGAGTTTGGGTTGAGGGCTTTACATGCCAAGTCTCTGCGATCACGTAGCTTTAGGACTTCTATGGATTCGCGTCTCAGGGCGTTGGCAGCGGAGACAAAAGAGGCCTTGCAAGTTGCGCTAGAAGTCGGCAACCTG TCGGCATCTTTCAAGGCTTACAAAGTGTTCTGTAAGAACTATGGCTTGCTCACAGTAGATGTGAGTCTTCTGCGCCAGTCTGTACCGGATTGGCGTATATTCGACCAGGGCATCGAGGCTCTATCGAAGTCGGTTGCATCATTGGACAGACAGGCACAAGAGGAAAATAAAGCGATGTCTCTGAATGACCTCCTGATCAAG CCAATTCAGCGTCTGTGCAAGTATCCCTTGCTGCTTGAGGAATTATTACGATGGACTCATATTCAAGACGACCCATCTGCCCATAACGGCATTCGGCAAGTTCTCGAACAAGTTCGCGCGGTGGTATGCGATATAAATCAAATCACCGATAACCCTGTTACCAAGGCCTTAGTGAAGAAGACGTTTTTGCTACAGAGCTTCATGGATCTGTCAGCAGCC AACACGATCGATAACATCTACAAGCAACTGGGTCCTTTGAGCCTCTGTGGGGTCCTTCACATCACATACCAAACCCCTGAATATATTACGGGAGGATACATGGTTTGCATACTGTTCACCTATCATTTTGTTATTGCCAGACCAAGCGATGACTACCGAAGGCTTGAGCCATTGACATGTCTTTATATTCCTGACATGAAGATTGATTCGATAAGAaacggagaag GTCTTCGTTGCTATGGCTGTCTCTTCTCCTGGAAACTGCTTTTCCAGTCCCAGGGCAAGAACTACGAACTGGTGCTCAGTGCTGCTTCGGCACGcgaagaaaggaaatggGAGACCGAGATGCTCAAGTCTGCAGCCGCATTAACTGACATGCCGAAGTCAGTGGTAGCGAAGCTGAAAGAACACTCATTCCTGACTTTAGAGCTGGCTCCTTTGAGTTGCAGCAACGGTGTCCTGCCCCTAATACCTCGCCGACCGTCTATGCAGGCATTGGCTACATCGCGGACTCTACCTGATTCacagaacatcatcatcaaaaagaCGCATTGCCCACAAAGACTCCAGATGACAGAATCTGTGGACGGCGAAATTGAGCGGCCGATGATGTCTGCCTTGTGCCCAGCCCTTGTACTGACTGCCAGAAGACAGGATCGAATACTCCTAGAACGTGCCATATCTGCTTTTTACACGCGGGACGTTCTGCCGTACCCTGGGATGACTTTAGGCAAGGGGGACATTTTCCATAGTCCTGGGTCTCTTATGAGACATCTGAGCCGCCGGCCGGGGTTGTACCGACGCTCCAGCTGTGTGAGCCTCAGCACCGCAGGCTATTCTGCTAAGTTTGTTACGGGAGCGACATGTGCCGACGAGAAAGTCCATAGGAAGCTTGAAAAGAGTCAGGAGAAGAGTTTACGAAGTGTATCGAGAGGCAAGCCAGCAACTCCGGACACAGACAAGGGACCTATCTTGGCGCGACATAGTAAGGATATTCGACGGTCCAAAAcgtggaaaggaaaaggaggtcCGAATGCGAAAGCCAAGGCTGAGATTATTCCGACCAGTGCTAGTAACAAGGGAACGGAGACACCCGACGCTTGTTCCTTGAGAACATCTACTATTCGGAGGATGTTCAATTCGATGTCCCGACGGACGAAAAGACAGGGTCGCATGGGGCTTGGGAGTGGGGTttga
- the NAS2 gene encoding putative 26S proteasome non-ATPase regulatory subunit Nas2 (COG:O;~EggNog:ENOG410PGUB;~InterPro:IPR041489,IPR035269,IPR036034,IPR040815;~PFAM:PF18265,PF17820,PF00595;~go_function: GO:0005515 - protein binding [Evidence IEA];~go_process: GO:0070682 - proteasome regulatory particle assembly [Evidence IEA]): MGSNIHAPTVASGPTSGGAPSRDLSKLGMVDLMQEKERIEEELSALSSVLGSHGVNMNTSLTTFDGFPRDDIDVAQIRTTRARIIRLRNDHKDVMSHLEKGIHNHFANLQRAQTAVQSGGGLNGTSGSQASVTGNNTSGAGASGLPFAKVNSVVPGSPADQAGLRVGDTVREFGSANWLNHERLSKVAEIVQQSEGVSWRFPSNLRLLCVKDIHLRNALN, encoded by the exons ATGGGTTCAAACATTCATGCCCCAACAGTAGCCTCCGGCCCTACGTCCGGAGGCGCTCCTTCTCGCGACCTGTCCAAGCTCGGCATGGTCGATCTCATGCAAGAAAAGGAAcgcatcgaagaagaacTCTCGGCTTTGAGTAGCGTCCTCGGCTCG CATGGCGTTAATATGAACACATCGCTCACTACTTTCGATGGCTTCCCACGAGACGATATCGATGTTGCCCAAA TACGCACTACTCGAGCCCGGATTATTCGACTGCGGAACGATCATAAAGACGTGATGTCACATCTGGAGAAAGGAATCCACAACCACTTCGCAAACTTGCAGCGGGCGCAAACTGCCGTACAATCGGGTGGCGGTCTGAATGGTACATCTGGGTCGCAAGCTAGTGTGACTGGCAATAATACATCCGGTGCTGGGGCATCTGGGTTACCGTTCGCAAAGGTCAATAGTGTGGTGCCTGGAAGTCCCGCCGACCAGGCAGGTCTGAGGGTTGGAGATACCGTTCGGGAATTCGGGAGTGCCAACTGGCTTAACCATGAACGTCTCTCCAAGGTGGCAGAGATAGTGCAGCAGAGTGAAGGGGTAAGTTGGAGATTTCCTTCCAACCTTCGGCTTCTTTGTGTCAAGGACATACACTTGCGAAATGCTTTAAACTAA
- the GSP1 gene encoding Ran family GTP-binding nuclear protein (BUSCO:EOG09264LKR;~COG:U;~EggNog:ENOG410PFRI;~InterPro:IPR005225,IPR001806,IPR027417,IPR002041;~PFAM:PF00025,PF08477,PF00071;~go_function: GO:0003924 - GTPase activity [Evidence IEA];~go_function: GO:0005525 - GTP binding [Evidence IEA];~go_process: GO:0006913 - nucleocytoplasmic transport [Evidence IEA]) — MAAEVPTFKLVLVGDGGTGKTTFVKRHLTGEFEKKYIATLGVEVHPLAFHTNLGNIQFDVWDTAGQEKFGGLRDGYYINGQCGIIMFDVTSRITYKNVPNWHRDLVRVCEGIPIVLCGNKVDVKERKVKAKTITFHRKKNLQYYDISAKSNYNFEKPFLWLARKLVGNPQLEFVAAPALAPPEVTVNKELLAQYEQEMDAAANMPLPDEEDADL; from the exons atggctgctgaGGTACCGACCTTCAAGCTTGTCCTCGTCGGTGACGGTGGTACTGGAAAG ACCACCTTCGTCAAGCGCCACTTGACTGGCGAGTTCGAGAAGAAGTACATCGCCACTCTCGGTGTCGAAGTGCACCCTCTCGCTTTCCACACC AACCTGGGTAACATCCAGTTCGACGTCTGGGACACTGCTGGTCAGGAGAAGTTCGGTGGCCTTCGCGATGGTTACTACATCAACGGACAGTGCGGTATCATCATGTTCGATGTTACCTCCCGTATCACCTACAAGAACGTCCCCAACTGGCACC GTGATCTCGTCCGTGTCTGCGAGGGTATCCCCATCGTGCTGTGCGGTAACAAGGTCGATGTCAAGGAGCGTAAGGTGAAGGCCAagaccatcaccttccaccGCAAGAAGAACCTCCAGTACTACGACATCTCCGCCAAGTCCAACTACAACTTCGAGAAGCCCTTCCTCTGGCTCGCTCGCAAGTTGGTCGGCAACCCCCAGCTG GAATTCGTTGCTGCCCCCGCTCTTGCTCCCCCCGAGGTCACCGTCAACAAGGAGCTTCTGGCCCAGTACGAGCAGGAGATGGACGCTGCTGCCAACATGCCCCTgcccgacgaggaggacgcCGATTTGTAA
- a CDS encoding DEAD/DEAH box helicase (COG:K,L;~EggNog:ENOG410QDFW;~InterPro:IPR001841,IPR027417,IPR000330,IPR038718, IPR001650,IPR014001,IPR013083;~PFAM:PF13923,PF00176,PF13920,PF00097,PF13445, PF00271,PF04851;~go_function: GO:0005524 - ATP binding [Evidence IEA]): MASASDASSIQEILEDIELNQVILQSLEEERPDAAEDRQEILDVIKRLEARLAVLQGRPAGGPSAASPPPGPARSGLSSAQLDGAFSDAPESAGRAPSVDSSSSSDGRSVLRFDVAPGPSTLRKRLHLSSEDGHSENIEDDSDSSDFTDDLEAPVSRRPKRMRRVSPEAEPSNDALDDDLDDPLAGNEQLRQILGIDSADIMREIQEEQRRAEQWLEERREQERRDAEFARRLNDSFREPSQSPSSSQSMFPPRPSVSATAPSSSSNRPSMTNTGRFPESWAQHNPLESLPSHSRDNNRSPFSEARDPQSLLSSDDSDLAEITPSDFQRHCQITAAPHARPPRWGPFAPTMPNGPGHQAQSRSLQSPAPRDGMGSGSVFGPHVMSNTMARLNAGREMLVQAGRMILGGNDPRSSDPPYIDLENYQGPNGFRKARDYLDDYYGSEIYGPDPNKTKEDIQKLLESIRPDSEIALQNREGTPEALKYTLLEHQKLGLSWMKSMEEGDNKGGILADDMGLGKTIQAIALIVSRPSTDPERKPTLIIAPVALVQQWKREIERMVKPGKHQLSIWVLHGDKRLTFRELKRYDVVLTTFGTLAAELKRKQKYEELEERDVNLARQALDTLPLLGRRCKWHRVIADEAQCIKNRNAKAALACCQLNTTYRWCMTGTPMMNNVEELHSLIKFLRIRPYSNIETFNRDFTRPLKSSPAMREKAMLQLQVLLKAILLRRTKSSEIDGKPILQLPPKVSERVHAVFSEEEQEFYNTLESRSQREVDRYLQQGVGRNYSNILVLLLRLRQACCHPHLIKDFTTEVNAAEEGMDLIANAKAFGAEVVARLKDNTELECPICIDAVENPVIFFPCGHGTCAECFSRIADPEMALRNGRDDGGEVKCPNCRAKVDPKKITDHRSFKKVHFPDESDEAEGVDSTKDTEGTDEDSDDDSDDDSDDAGGLSRFFVKDNEEDEGPSTRSKRAKGKGKAKNKKSLAELKKDAQKNKKSKLKYLRRLEKTWMSSAKIEKAMEILRDVYHRDGNEKTIIFSQFTSLLDLLEIPIARQGWDYRRYDGSMRPADRNASVMDFTDNEDCRIMLVSLKAGNAGLNLVAASQVIIFDPFWNPYVEEQAVDRAHRIGQVRPVQIHRIVVKDTVEDRILELQDKKRELVEGALDEKASSNLSRLGARELAFLFNIRS; this comes from the exons ATGGCGTCCGCGTCCGACGCGTCGTCAATTCAAGAAATCCTAGAGGATATCGAGCTCAACCAGGTTATTTTGCAAAGCTTGGAAGAGGAACGAcctgatgctgctgaagacCGACAAGAGATTCTAGATGTCATCAAACGCCTGGAAGCCCGACTAGCGGTGCTCCAAGGTCGTCCTGCTGGGGGCCCGTCCGCCGCCTCTCCGCCACCGGGTCCAGCCCGCTCAGGCTTGTCTTCTGCCCAGCTCGATGGTGCCTTTTCTGATGCTCCGGAAAGTGCTGGTCGTGCACCTTCGGTCgactcgtcttcttcgtctgatGGTCGGTCTGTGCTGCGCTTTGATGTCGCCCCCGGACCGTCAACTTTGCGAAAGCGTCTACACCTCAGCAGTGAGGATGGCCATTCTGAGAACATTGAAGATGACTCCGACTCCTCGGATTTCACAGACGACTTAGAGGCCCCAGTTTCCAGACGGCCAAAGCGGATGCGTCGCGTTAGTCCCGAGGCTGAGCCTAGCAATGATGCTCTCGACGATGATCTAGACGACCCACTCGCTGGCAATGAACAGCTACGCCAGATCTTGGGCATAGACAGCGCTGATATCATGCGCGAGATTCAAGAGGAGCAAAGACGGGCCGAGCAATGGCTCGAGGAACGCCGAGAACAGGAGCGCCGTGACGCTGAGTTTGCTCGCCGACTCAATGACTCCTTCCGTGAGCCGTCTCAGTCGCCGTCGTCTTCGCAAAGCATGTTCCCTCCAAGACCTTCGGTTTCCGCCAccgctccttcttcttcgtcgaacAGACCTTCAATGACCAACACTGGCCGTTTCCCCGAATCTTGGGCGCAACATAATCCACTTGAATCTCTGCCCTCTCACAGTCGTGACAACAACCGCTCCCCCTTCAGTGAGGCCCGAGATCCCCAGTCCTTGCTTAGTAGCGATGATAGCGATCTCGCCGAGATCACGCCGTCCGACTTTCAACGCCATTGCCAAATAACAGCCGCTCCACATGCGCGTCCTCCGCGCTGGGGCCCTTTTGCCCCTACGATGCCTAACGGACCTGGTCATCAAGCGCAGAGTCGGTCACTCCAGTCTCCTGCGCCGCGTGATGGAATGGGATCTGGATCTGTGTTTGGTCCCCATGTAATGTCAAACACAATGGCAAGGCTCAATGCAGGCAGGGAGATGCTGGTGCAAGCTGGAAGGATGATACTCGGCGGCAACGATCCCAGGTCTTCAGACCCTCCGTATATTGATCTGGAAAATTACCAAGGACCAAATGGATTCCGCAAGGCCAGAGATTATCTAGA TGACTACTATGGCTCTGAAATCTATGGCCCCGACCCAAACAAGACAAAAGAAGATATTCAAAAGCTGCTGGAAAGCATCAGACCTGACTCCGAGATTGCCCTACAGAACCGCGAAGGAACCCCTGAAGCGCTCAAGTACACGCTGCTGGAGCACCAGAAGTTGGGGTTGTCTTGGATGAAGTCGATGGAAGAGGGCGACAACAAGGGCGGTATCCTTGCCGATGATATGGGTCTGGGGAAGACCATACAAGCTATCGCTCTCATAGTGTCCCGCCCGTCGACTGACCCCGAGCGCAAACCCACCCTGATCATTGCCCCCGTTGCGTTAGTACAACAATGGAAACGAGAGATCGAACGGATGGTTAAGCCCGGAAAACATCAACTTTCCATCTGGGTATTGCATGGCGATAAACGGCTCACTTTCAGAGAACTGAAGCGGTACGATGTGGTTCTCACCACCTTCGGCACACTGGCCGCAGAGTTGAAACGGAAGCAGAAGTACGAAGAGCTAGAGGAACGGGATGTCAACCTGGCGAGACAAGCCCTGGacactcttcctcttctgggGCGGCGTTGTAAATGGCATCGTGTCATTGCGGATGAAGCCCAGTGCATTAAGAATCGGAACGCAAAAGCTGCCCTTGCGTGCTGCCAGCTCAATACCACCTACCGCTGGTGCATGACAGGAACCCCTATGATGAACAATGTCGAAGAATTACACTCGTTGATCAAGTTTCTGCGTATCCGCCCCTACTCCAATATTGAGACATTCAATCGC GACTTCACTCGGCCATTGAAATCTAGCCCCGCCATGCGCGAGAAGGCTATGCTCCAGTTACAGGTCTTATTGAAAGCCATTCTTTTGCGGCGAACTAAGAGCTCGGAAATTGACGGCAAGCCGATCTTGCAACTACCGCCCAAGGTCTCCGAAAGAGTCCATGCTGTTttcagcgaggaagagcaagagTTTTACAATACCTTGGAGTCCCGCAGTCAACGCGAGGTGGACCGATATCTCCAACAAGGAGTTGGACGTAACTATTCCAACATTTTGGTTCTATTACTTCGACTCCGACAAGCGTGCTGCCATCCCCACTTGATCAAGGACTTCACCACCGAAGTCAATGCCGCTGAAGAGGGCATGGATCTCATTGCCAATGCGAAAGCATTCGGCGCTGAAGTCGTTGCTCGACTCAAGGACAACACCGAGCTAGAATGCCCAATCTGTATCGATGCTGTTGAAAACCCCGtcattttcttcccttgtGGTCATGGAACCTGCGCGGAGTGCTTTTCCAGAATTGCAGACCCTGAAATGGCCCTACGGAACGGGCGCGATGACGGAGGCGAAGTAAAGTGTCCCAATTGCCGCGCAAAGGTGGATCCAAAGAAAATCACCGATCATCGGTCGTTCAAGAAGGTGCATTTCCCTGACGAATCCGACGAAGCAGAAGGTGTTGATTCTACAAAAGATACGGAAGGCACCGACGAGGATAGCGACGATGACAGCGATGATGATAGTGACGATGCTGGAGGTTTATCTCGGTTCTTTGTCAAGGACAATGAGGAGGACGAAGGTCCCTCTACGAGGAGCAAGCGAGcgaagggcaagggcaaagccaagaacaagaagtcCCTGGCGGAACTCAAAAAGGATGCccagaagaataagaagtcGAAGCTCAAGTACCTGCGTCGTCTTGAAAAGACCTGGATGTCAAGTGCCAAGATCGAAAAGGCCATGGAGATCTTGCGCGATGTCTACCACCGAGACGGTAACGAGAagaccatcatcttcagccagTTCACGTCCCTGCTTGACTTGCTTGAAATTCCGATTGCTCGTCAAGGATGGGACTACCGACGCTACGACGGGAGCATGCGACCAGCCGATCGAAACGCATCCGTGATGGACTTTACCGACAATGAAGACTGCAGAATCATGTTGGTGTCGCTGAAAGCCGGCAACGCCGGCCTGAACCTCGTCGCAGCATCCCAGGTCATCATTTTCGACCCCTTCTGGAACCCTTATGTCGAAGAGCAGGCAGTGGACCGTGCCCATCGCATTGGACAGGTTCGTCCTGTCCAGATCCACCGTATTGTTGTGAAGGATACCGTTGAAGACCGTATCCTTGAATTGCAGGATAAGAAGCGGGAGCTTGTCGAGGGTGCTCTGGATGAGAAGGCTTCCAGCAATCTCTCCAGACTTGGAGCCCGCGAACTCGCATTTTTGTTT AACATCCGCTCTTAA